One window of Stenotrophomonas indicatrix genomic DNA carries:
- a CDS encoding efflux RND transporter periplasmic adaptor subunit has translation MTSPNTTPHRFRHRLAMAGVSILAAAVLAACSGGHAEEAGAPPPPQVSAAPVLLKQISQWDEFSGRVEAVQSVELRPRVSGYIDKVNYVEGEEVKKGAVLFTIDARSYQAEYDRANAELARARTQAVLARSESERAKRLAEQQAISTETAEQRRAAADQSGAAVQAAQAALDAARLNLEFTKVRAPIDGRAGRAMVTAGNLVTAGDSASVLTTLVSLDTVFVYFDADESTFLRYAQMARKGERPSERDSELPVKVGLSGEEGYPHTGKVDFLDNQVTRSTGTIRVRALLDNADRQFTPGLFARVQLLGSGQFQAMLIDDKAVLTDQDRKYVYVVDKDGKAQRRDIQLGRTAEGLRIVEQGLAAGDKVIIDGVQKVFMPGMPVQAKAVAMQPTAAPAPGRDATAALNH, from the coding sequence ATGACTTCCCCCAACACCACTCCACATCGTTTCCGTCATCGCCTGGCGATGGCTGGCGTGTCGATCCTCGCTGCCGCCGTTCTGGCTGCCTGCAGCGGTGGCCATGCCGAAGAAGCTGGCGCACCGCCGCCGCCGCAGGTCAGCGCTGCCCCCGTGCTGCTCAAGCAGATCAGCCAGTGGGACGAATTCAGCGGTCGCGTCGAGGCCGTACAGAGCGTCGAACTACGCCCGCGCGTGTCCGGCTACATCGACAAGGTCAACTACGTTGAAGGCGAAGAAGTGAAAAAGGGCGCCGTCCTGTTCACCATTGATGCCCGCAGCTACCAGGCCGAGTACGACCGCGCCAACGCCGAACTGGCTCGCGCCCGCACCCAGGCGGTGCTGGCCCGCAGTGAGTCCGAGCGTGCCAAGCGCCTGGCCGAACAGCAGGCGATCTCCACCGAAACGGCCGAACAGCGTCGCGCGGCCGCCGACCAGTCCGGTGCGGCGGTGCAGGCTGCGCAGGCCGCCCTGGATGCAGCCCGCCTCAACCTGGAGTTCACCAAGGTGCGTGCGCCGATCGACGGCCGTGCCGGTCGTGCGATGGTCACCGCCGGCAACCTGGTCACCGCCGGTGACAGCGCCAGCGTGCTGACCACGCTGGTCTCGCTGGACACGGTGTTCGTCTATTTCGATGCCGACGAAAGCACCTTCCTGCGGTACGCGCAGATGGCACGCAAGGGCGAACGCCCGAGCGAGCGCGACAGCGAGCTGCCGGTGAAGGTCGGCCTGTCCGGTGAAGAAGGCTACCCGCACACGGGCAAGGTCGACTTCCTCGACAACCAGGTGACCCGCAGCACCGGCACCATCCGCGTCCGCGCGCTGCTGGACAACGCCGACCGCCAGTTCACCCCGGGCCTGTTCGCCCGCGTGCAGCTGCTCGGCAGCGGTCAGTTCCAGGCCATGCTGATCGACGACAAGGCCGTGCTGACCGACCAGGACCGCAAGTACGTCTACGTGGTCGACAAGGATGGCAAGGCCCAGCGCCGCGACATCCAGCTTGGCCGCACCGCCGAAGGCCTGCGCATCGTCGAGCAGGGTCTGGCCGCCGGTGACAAGGTGATCATCGATGGCGTGCAGAAGGTCTTCATGCCCGGTATGCCGGTGCAGGCGAAGGCGGTGGCGATGCAGCCCACCGCTGCGCCGGCGCCGGGTCGCGATGCAACTGCCGCCCTGAACCACTGA